The Litoribacterium kuwaitense DNA segment TTGAGGGACATTCGGTCGTTGGCACGACCGGATACGCTGGCTATATGCCGCAAAAAGATGTGCTTCTGCCGTGGCGAACCATTCTTGCAAATGTCACCGTCCCATTAGAAATCCGAGGCATTTCTAAAAATAAAGCTCGAGCACGCGCGATGGAATGGATGGAGCCCTTCGGCTTAAAAGGCTTTGAACATCATTATCCTGATCAGCTTTCCGGCGGTATGAGACAACGCGCCAATTTTTTGCGCACGTGCCTTACTGAAAAAAAACTACTCCTGCTTGACGAACCATTCGGAAAGCTAGATGCATTGACACGATTAAGCATGCAGGAGTGGCTTATATCGCTCGCAGACTCTCTTTCTTTAACGATCTTTTTCGTCACCCATGATATCGAAGAAGCACTTCTTCTTTCTGATCGAATTTATGTCATGTCGCCACGTCCTGGGAAAATCATTAAAGAAATGTCGGTGACAGGACAACGCCCTCGGTCTCGAAAAGATTTATCCGACCATTCATTAATGAAACAAAAAGAAGAGCTGCTCGACTTATTATTTTCGGAAAGGCGCTCAAGTTGAGCGCCCTTTTCCGTTATTTTATGGCACCATATGAAGCTCCCAGCACATTCATAAAAAATCAAGAGATTTCTTTTCTTCTTTTATTATGTATAATAGCTAATGCTTGCCGTTTGCCCCTGTTTTTTTACCCACAGCTTGTCCACATTTTATCCCCAATAGTGCTTTAGAACTCATTGATGAATGACCAAACTAGACAGTTTACAACTCACTACTTTATGATCTATACTAAGTAGCAACCACAATATTTAGTAATTACACCAATGAAAAAACACTATATTTAGTGTTTTAACGTTTTTTTCGGCAATGATAAGGGAAAGCACCTAAACAAAGGTGAGGCGCCGAATAATAAAGAGGGATTTTTGAAAGAAAGAGGGAGGAATCACCGATGCTAGCAATTGATAGTCACGAAAAAGCGTACGCGTATATGGAAAAATGATGGAACAATTCCCCAACTTGGATACGACCGAATTTAAGGAAAAAATCTCACGCTACCTTGAACATAAAGATGATGTGACGGATGATCAATTTGAACACTACCTGCGCTTAAGTGCACTCGAAAACATTACAGCAGACGAACCTGACTGGACTTTTTTTGCAGCGCGAGTTTATTTAGATGGGCTCTACAAAAAAGCTGCCCGAAGTCGAGGTTATGAGCCTGAACAAAAATATGGCTCCTTTCTAGAGCTGATTAACGTTTTAAGTTCGATGGATATTTTCAGCACTCATTTATTGGACAACTATACAGCTGAAGAAATTGCCGAGCTTGAAAAAGCCATTGACCCTGCAAAAGATGAAACATTTACATACATTGGACTACTCACCTTAGCTGAACGTTACTTAGCACGTTCTCACGCAGGCGATGTATATGAGCTTCCTCAAGAGCGTTTTATGGTCATTGCGATGACATTAATGCAGAATGAACCAAAGGAGCACCGCCTCAGCCTTGTTAAGGAAAGTTATTGGGCGCTGTCTAATCTATACATGACCGTTGCTACACCAACCCTTGCAAATGCAGGAAAAACCTATGGACAACTGTCCAGCTGTTTTATCGACACAGTGGATGACTCACTTAGAGGCATCTACGACACAAACACCGATATCGCTACCCTTAGTAAGCACGGCGGAGGCATCGGGGTCTATATGGGGAAAATTCGTTCCCGAGGCAGCGACATTCGCGGATTCAAAGGCGTTTCGTCCGGTGTGATTCCATGGATGAAACAGCTGAACAACACAGCTGTTAGCGTTGACCAGCTTGGACAGCGTCAAGGAGCCGTTGCCGTCTATTTAGACGTCTGGCATAAGGATATCTTTGCCTTCCTCGATACGCGCCTGAACAACGGTGACGAGCGTCTTCGTACGCACGATCTGTTTACAGGGGTCTGCCTACCCGATTTGTTCATGGAACAAGTCGAAGCAC contains these protein-coding regions:
- a CDS encoding ABC transporter ATP-binding protein yields the protein MNPIIQVTGVTKTFAQTVALQPTNAAMYSGEFVSLIGPSGCGKSTLLDIMAGLEKPDEGDVLLEGHSVVGTTGYAGYMPQKDVLLPWRTILANVTVPLEIRGISKNKARARAMEWMEPFGLKGFEHHYPDQLSGGMRQRANFLRTCLTEKKLLLLDEPFGKLDALTRLSMQEWLISLADSLSLTIFFVTHDIEEALLLSDRIYVMSPRPGKIIKEMSVTGQRPRSRKDLSDHSLMKQKEELLDLLFSERRSS